A genomic region of Anaerobaca lacustris contains the following coding sequences:
- a CDS encoding alpha-ketoacid dehydrogenase subunit alpha/beta, producing MEHAIEDTRKQPVPKVKDLIGKDLITLETAKDWLRTMYEIRFFEEKVFDLLGQNVIKGASHLYAGEEAVATGAIAAIEHGDVIGSTHRGHGHCGAIGNKYADGDKARQDHWNAMMAELMGRETGYCKGRGGSMHIAEVERQNNLGSTGIVGGNQPPAVGAALAEKYKKSGKVVLSFFGDGSTNTGTFHESMNMASTLKVPLVAIIENNLYGMSVPFSGSEVDGTLCASNIEDIAVRAVAYNVPGVIVDGQDPAAVFLAVQKAAERARTENRMTIIEAKTYRWYGHSRSDPRAYRTKAEEKAWHERDPITVWRNRLVGEKLCTEAELDAIKDTAFNTIETATQFGVDSPWPNGADVAKDVYVEETYPGALIETDKATSTKVMEASKVFDSAMASSTAKTKKERTEEASAAVKSQFGMDVMTIGQAVVAAQAEEMRRDERVFLFGEDVGLYGGAYQATRGLLTEFGTDRVIDTAISEAAIAGAAVGAALRGVRPIAEIMYVDFLTIAMDQLVHVGAYNRYMFGGKAKVPMVLRTEGGVGRCIAAHHSESLEAWLMHTPGLYVVMPSTPYDAKGLLKAAIRSDNPVVFIEHKATYGQVGPVPTDDYIIPLGAADIKRPGNDATIVSYSRMAMWALDAAKILAEQHGIDAEVIDVRTLKPLDMKTIAESVKKTGRLITVSEGFGWCGVGREIAGQFMEYDFGDGSRGFDYLDCGPINMAALDVPPPMSEPLENASIPSVERIVEAVKQSVGQ from the coding sequence ATGGAACACGCTATCGAGGATACGCGCAAACAGCCCGTACCCAAGGTAAAGGACCTGATCGGCAAAGACCTCATTACGCTGGAGACGGCCAAAGACTGGCTCCGGACGATGTACGAGATCCGCTTCTTCGAGGAGAAGGTCTTCGATCTGCTGGGCCAGAACGTCATCAAAGGCGCGTCCCACCTGTATGCCGGCGAAGAGGCCGTCGCTACCGGGGCCATCGCGGCCATCGAGCACGGCGACGTGATCGGTTCGACCCATCGCGGCCATGGCCACTGCGGCGCGATCGGCAACAAGTACGCCGACGGCGACAAGGCCCGGCAGGACCACTGGAACGCCATGATGGCTGAGCTGATGGGCCGCGAAACCGGCTACTGCAAGGGTCGCGGCGGCTCGATGCATATCGCCGAGGTCGAGCGGCAGAACAACCTCGGCTCGACCGGTATCGTCGGCGGCAACCAGCCCCCGGCGGTCGGGGCCGCCCTGGCGGAGAAGTACAAGAAATCCGGCAAGGTCGTCCTGTCGTTCTTCGGTGACGGATCGACCAACACCGGCACCTTTCACGAATCGATGAACATGGCCTCGACGCTCAAGGTCCCGCTGGTGGCGATCATCGAGAACAATCTCTACGGCATGAGCGTGCCGTTCTCCGGCAGCGAGGTCGATGGAACGCTGTGCGCCAGCAACATCGAGGACATCGCCGTTCGGGCGGTCGCCTACAACGTGCCCGGCGTGATTGTGGACGGGCAGGACCCGGCGGCCGTCTTCCTGGCGGTGCAAAAGGCCGCCGAGCGGGCCCGCACAGAGAACCGGATGACGATCATCGAGGCCAAGACCTACCGCTGGTACGGCCACAGCCGCAGCGATCCGAGGGCCTATCGGACCAAGGCCGAGGAGAAGGCCTGGCATGAGCGCGACCCGATCACCGTCTGGCGGAACAGGCTCGTCGGCGAGAAGCTCTGCACCGAAGCGGAACTGGACGCGATCAAGGATACCGCATTCAACACAATCGAAACCGCCACGCAGTTCGGCGTCGACAGCCCCTGGCCGAACGGGGCCGACGTCGCCAAGGACGTATACGTCGAAGAGACGTATCCCGGCGCCCTGATCGAGACCGACAAAGCAACTTCGACCAAGGTCATGGAAGCTTCGAAGGTCTTCGATTCGGCGATGGCGTCCTCGACGGCCAAGACGAAGAAGGAACGGACCGAAGAGGCCAGCGCCGCGGTCAAGTCGCAGTTCGGGATGGACGTAATGACGATCGGGCAGGCGGTCGTGGCGGCCCAGGCCGAGGAGATGCGACGTGACGAGCGCGTCTTCCTCTTCGGGGAAGACGTCGGGCTCTACGGCGGCGCCTATCAGGCGACGCGCGGTCTGCTGACCGAGTTCGGCACCGACCGCGTGATCGACACGGCGATCTCCGAGGCGGCGATTGCCGGCGCCGCGGTCGGCGCGGCCCTTCGTGGGGTGCGTCCCATCGCCGAGATCATGTACGTCGATTTCCTGACCATCGCGATGGACCAGTTGGTCCACGTCGGCGCCTACAATCGCTACATGTTCGGCGGCAAGGCGAAAGTGCCGATGGTCCTGCGGACCGAGGGCGGCGTCGGCCGATGCATCGCGGCACACCACTCCGAGTCGCTGGAGGCCTGGCTGATGCACACGCCCGGCCTGTATGTCGTGATGCCCTCGACGCCCTACGACGCCAAGGGCCTGCTCAAGGCCGCCATCCGCAGCGACAATCCCGTGGTCTTCATCGAGCACAAGGCCACCTACGGCCAGGTCGGACCGGTGCCGACGGACGATTACATCATTCCGCTGGGTGCTGCGGACATCAAGCGGCCCGGCAACGACGCGACGATCGTCAGCTACAGCCGCATGGCGATGTGGGCGCTCGACGCGGCGAAGATCCTGGCCGAGCAGCACGGGATCGACGCCGAGGTCATCGACGTGCGCACGCTCAAGCCGCTCGACATGAAGACCATCGCCGAGTCGGTGAAGAAGACCGGGCGTCTGATTACGGTGAGCGAAGGCTTCGGCTGGTGCGGCGTCGGACGAGAGATCGCCGGACAGTTCATGGAATACGACTTCGGCGACGGCTCTCGCGGATTCGACTACCTCGACTGCGGGCCGATCAACATGGCGGCCCTCGATGTGCCCCCGCCGATGAGCGAGCCGCTGGAGAATGCGAGCATTCCCAGCGTCGAACGGATCGTCGAGGCCGTGAAGCAATCCGTGGGCCAGTAA
- a CDS encoding DUF4038 domain-containing protein has protein sequence MSDLNTHPGMRRGTRCTLWLVFLLLWLLVPAVASASADLSRGPLKVSENKRFLVHADGTPFFWLGDTAWELFHRLNREEADRYLENRAAKGYTVIQAVALAEVNGHSDPNPYGHLPLVDLDPARPAVKDGPDNDYWDHVDYIVDKANALGLYIGFLPTWGRYWHDNVKDGKPLFTVANAETYGRWLGQRYRDKHLIWILGGDRTVDNDEQKEIIRAMARGIRAGDGGAHLMTFHPRGGGGSSDYFHNDEWLDFNMRQNGHNVKFNEGFRNTRVDYDRTPVKPVLDGEPIYEDHPVSFRARDLGHSISSDVRRPLYWNLFTGAFGHTYGHHSVWQMWQPGRGLINNPLMPWYEAIDQPGAGQMQYGRWLIESRPFLTRVPDDSILVAHRPDGRSSEAGRRTIVETKKTHVVYTRDEAGRATLYVNGAVAETGTVGGDLSNWDDGFHLALGNELTEDRPWLGELHRVALYARALTSSEIAGSPADPIALYEFREGAGRMVKDTSGAGTPLDLQVKDASTIQWFADGGVRITKPALIASTGPATKLIEAVKRSKAFTIEAWIKPENTTQAGPARIVTVSRDFGGRNVTLGQLGGAYEVRFRTSVTSPNGEPALATAGADDGPTVPTAVPGAGRYRLVATRDVDRTYAMVYTPAGRTFSVWMDAIAGPQVKAWWHNPRNGQARAIGTFANTGARQFTPPDPGEMIDWVLVLDDATKNYPAPGSRK, from the coding sequence ATGAGCGACTTGAATACCCATCCTGGGATGCGTCGAGGCACCCGTTGCACTCTGTGGCTTGTGTTCCTGCTGTTATGGCTCTTGGTCCCGGCTGTGGCGAGCGCCTCGGCCGATCTGAGCCGGGGGCCGCTGAAGGTCTCCGAGAACAAGCGGTTTCTCGTCCATGCCGACGGCACGCCGTTCTTCTGGCTGGGCGATACCGCCTGGGAGCTGTTCCATCGGCTCAACCGCGAGGAGGCCGACCGGTATCTGGAGAACCGGGCGGCGAAGGGTTATACGGTGATCCAGGCGGTGGCCCTTGCTGAAGTCAACGGGCACTCCGATCCGAATCCCTACGGACACCTGCCGCTGGTCGACCTCGATCCCGCCCGCCCGGCGGTCAAAGACGGTCCCGACAACGACTATTGGGACCACGTAGACTACATCGTTGACAAGGCCAACGCGCTGGGTCTGTACATCGGCTTTCTGCCGACGTGGGGCCGCTACTGGCACGACAACGTCAAGGACGGCAAGCCGCTGTTCACCGTCGCCAACGCCGAGACGTATGGCCGCTGGCTCGGGCAGCGATACCGGGACAAACATTTGATCTGGATCCTGGGTGGCGACCGCACCGTCGATAACGACGAGCAAAAGGAGATCATCCGCGCCATGGCGCGCGGGATTCGCGCCGGGGACGGCGGCGCCCATCTAATGACATTCCATCCGCGCGGCGGAGGGGGTTCATCGGACTACTTTCACAACGACGAGTGGCTCGATTTCAACATGCGTCAGAACGGCCACAACGTCAAATTCAACGAGGGCTTCAGGAACACGCGGGTCGACTACGACCGCACGCCGGTCAAGCCCGTCCTGGACGGCGAGCCCATCTATGAGGACCATCCCGTCTCGTTCCGGGCAAGGGACCTGGGCCACTCGATCTCGTCCGACGTCCGCCGGCCGCTCTACTGGAACTTGTTCACCGGGGCCTTCGGCCACACCTACGGCCATCATTCCGTCTGGCAGATGTGGCAGCCGGGTCGTGGCCTGATCAACAATCCGCTGATGCCGTGGTATGAGGCCATCGACCAGCCCGGCGCCGGCCAGATGCAGTACGGCCGGTGGCTCATCGAGTCGCGCCCGTTCCTGACGCGCGTGCCCGATGACTCGATCCTCGTCGCCCATCGCCCGGACGGCCGATCCAGCGAGGCCGGGCGCAGAACGATCGTCGAGACGAAGAAGACGCACGTGGTCTACACCCGCGATGAAGCCGGCAGGGCGACGCTCTATGTCAACGGCGCCGTCGCCGAGACCGGGACCGTCGGCGGCGATCTGTCGAACTGGGACGATGGCTTCCACCTGGCACTGGGCAACGAACTGACCGAGGACCGGCCGTGGCTCGGCGAGTTGCATCGAGTGGCCTTGTACGCCCGGGCCCTGACGTCCAGCGAAATCGCCGGGTCGCCCGCCGATCCCATCGCGCTTTATGAGTTCAGAGAAGGGGCGGGCCGGATGGTCAAGGATACGTCCGGCGCGGGGACGCCGCTCGATCTGCAAGTCAAGGACGCTTCGACCATTCAGTGGTTCGCCGATGGGGGCGTGCGGATTACGAAACCGGCTCTGATCGCTTCAACGGGGCCTGCAACGAAGCTGATCGAGGCGGTGAAGCGGTCGAAGGCCTTCACGATCGAAGCGTGGATCAAGCCCGAGAACACGACGCAGGCGGGCCCGGCCCGCATCGTCACCGTCTCGCGGGACTTCGGCGGGCGCAACGTCACTCTCGGTCAGTTGGGCGGTGCATACGAGGTGCGTTTCCGCACGAGCGTCACGTCGCCCAACGGCGAGCCAGCCCTCGCGACGGCGGGCGCCGACGATGGTCCGACCGTGCCGACGGCGGTGCCGGGCGCCGGACGCTATCGACTCGTCGCCACGCGCGATGTGGACCGAACCTATGCGATGGTCTACACCCCGGCCGGACGCACCTTCAGCGTCTGGATGGACGCGATCGCCGGCCCCCAGGTCAAGGCCTGGTGGCACAACCCGCGCAACGGCCAGGCGAGGGCCATTGGCACGTTCGCCAACACCGGCGCACGACAGTTCACCCCGCCCGACCCCGGCGAGATGATCGACTGGGTCCTCGTCCTTGACGATGCCACGAAGAACTACCCCGCCCCGGGAAGTCGGAAGTGA